The Marinobacter subterrani genome has a segment encoding these proteins:
- a CDS encoding cbb3-type cytochrome c oxidase subunit II, whose amino-acid sequence MKRALAIMVGAALILLLATLTLVVMPYLQMSAEAVPPDLQPYTKRQLAGRQLYIANGCVYCHSQQPRDPSFASGDKDRGWGRPSVPGDYFYDTPHLLGTMRTGPDLFNIGARQPSKDWHLIHLYNPQAVVKDSIMPPYRFLFRWVRSVGEDDPVVRLPEPYAPEEGYIVATEQALALVDYLLALDHTYPAPTLPEPENTQE is encoded by the coding sequence ATGAAGCGCGCTTTAGCAATCATGGTAGGGGCAGCGCTGATTCTGTTGCTAGCTACACTTACTCTGGTGGTTATGCCTTACCTGCAGATGTCGGCCGAAGCCGTACCGCCGGACCTCCAACCCTACACCAAGCGGCAGCTGGCAGGGCGGCAACTGTACATCGCCAATGGTTGTGTATACTGCCACAGCCAGCAGCCCCGGGACCCATCGTTCGCCAGTGGAGACAAGGACCGGGGCTGGGGCCGCCCATCGGTGCCTGGCGATTATTTCTACGACACGCCGCATCTGTTAGGCACCATGCGCACTGGGCCAGATCTGTTCAACATCGGCGCCCGGCAGCCCAGCAAGGACTGGCATCTGATCCACCTCTATAACCCGCAGGCAGTCGTCAAGGACAGCATAATGCCGCCCTACCGGTTCCTGTTCCGCTGGGTCCGGTCGGTTGGTGAAGATGATCCCGTCGTCCGACTGCCAGAGCCCTACGCCCCCGAAGAAGGCTACATCGTGGCCACCGAACAAGCGTTGGCGCTGGTGGATTATCTGCTGGCCCTGGATCACACCTATCCGGCGCCGACACTGCCGGAACCTGAAAACACCCAGGAGTAA
- a CDS encoding c-type cytochrome, translated as MTTNNEHARQRENPEPEEGLRKTPIIVLLWIAILIVWGVGYYAYNIGKPLLGGDSRSAPAPRTSIEGDGTESGINGKTVFNAQCAACHQANGQGIPGTFPPLAGSEWVVATRDIPIAIVHDGLQGQIDVKGQTYDGMMPAFKGTLSNEEIAAVLSYVRQEWGNQAEPITGKQVGEHQARVGERGPWSAGELKETYQAP; from the coding sequence GTGACAACCAACAACGAACATGCACGCCAAAGGGAGAATCCAGAACCCGAGGAAGGGCTCCGGAAAACGCCGATTATTGTCCTTTTGTGGATCGCAATACTAATTGTCTGGGGTGTGGGCTATTACGCCTACAACATTGGCAAGCCATTATTGGGGGGTGACAGCCGCTCAGCACCAGCGCCCAGGACCAGCATCGAAGGAGACGGCACCGAAAGCGGAATCAACGGTAAAACCGTGTTCAATGCCCAATGCGCCGCCTGTCACCAGGCCAACGGACAGGGCATACCGGGGACTTTCCCGCCACTTGCCGGCAGCGAATGGGTGGTTGCCACGCGGGATATTCCCATTGCCATTGTCCACGATGGGCTTCAGGGCCAAATCGACGTAAAAGGTCAAACTTACGACGGCATGATGCCCGCGTTCAAGGGCACTCTGAGTAATGAGGAGATCGCCGCAGTGCTCAGCTATGTGCGCCAGGAATGGGGCAACCAGGCCGAGCCGATCACGGGCAAGCAGGTGGGAGAGCATCAAGCCCGCGTGGGCGAGCGAGGCCCCTGGTCAGCCGGCGAACTGAAGGAGACCTACCAGGCACCTTGA